Proteins found in one Micromonospora sp. WMMD1082 genomic segment:
- a CDS encoding phage baseplate assembly protein V: protein MTGAAPRALTVLLDGAALPDAVHGRVTSVRVAARLDRPTQCEVALDARPGTAALTGPVRVGASLDVRLDGHPEALFTGEVTAVEVEYAADGPAIVRVRAYDVLHRLRKRQRLRVFESVTAAGLAAELCADLGLRVDAEVDGPQLDRLPHHRPSDLDLLLEVAGRAGLHLSVDGDVLRLVTLQGHGEAIPLELGRDVHGLRLSVNADTAAGESAALGWHPQRAEPIVQRAGTPRCGRRTAVDPDPADVGADGTRTALDQPGRSDDEIAALAQARLDARAAALVTAEGTAEGDPALRPGRRVRLTGVAEAVAGTYVLTEVVHTVDANGHLSRFSTAPPPAPPAGPPAAAVVTLGTVTDVTDPDGLGRVRVELPAYGGADAGWLAVLCPGAGRGKGLVALPDPQDSVLVALPGGEPASGVVLGSLFGAVEPYDSGVDDGRARRWSLRTAGGQQVVVDDVAGSLRLSTDAGSWLELTPQLATLHAATDLVLSAPGRAMVVRARSVDFLHAETVEDPETAAERARVLARAHHEGGG from the coding sequence GTGACCGGCGCCGCGCCCCGGGCGCTGACCGTGCTGCTCGACGGGGCAGCGCTGCCCGACGCGGTGCACGGCCGGGTCACGTCGGTGCGGGTGGCCGCCCGACTGGACCGGCCCACCCAGTGCGAGGTGGCGCTGGACGCCCGCCCCGGCACCGCCGCGCTGACCGGGCCGGTGCGCGTCGGCGCGAGCCTGGACGTGCGTCTCGACGGGCACCCGGAGGCGCTGTTCACCGGCGAGGTCACCGCCGTCGAGGTCGAGTACGCCGCCGACGGCCCCGCCATCGTGCGGGTGCGGGCGTACGACGTGCTGCACCGGCTGCGCAAGCGGCAGCGACTACGGGTCTTCGAGTCGGTGACCGCCGCCGGGCTGGCCGCGGAACTCTGCGCCGACCTCGGCTTGCGGGTTGACGCGGAGGTCGACGGGCCGCAGCTGGACCGGCTGCCGCACCACCGCCCCAGCGACCTGGACCTGCTGCTGGAGGTGGCCGGGCGGGCCGGGCTGCACCTGAGCGTCGACGGTGACGTGCTGCGCCTGGTCACCCTGCAGGGACACGGCGAGGCGATCCCCCTGGAACTGGGCCGCGACGTGCACGGGCTGCGCCTGTCGGTCAACGCCGACACCGCCGCCGGGGAGAGCGCGGCGCTGGGCTGGCACCCGCAGCGGGCCGAACCGATCGTCCAGCGCGCCGGCACGCCCCGCTGCGGGCGGCGTACCGCGGTGGACCCGGATCCGGCCGACGTCGGCGCGGACGGCACCCGTACCGCCCTGGACCAGCCGGGGCGCAGCGACGACGAGATCGCCGCGCTGGCCCAGGCCCGGCTCGACGCCCGGGCCGCCGCCCTGGTCACCGCCGAGGGGACGGCCGAGGGCGATCCCGCGCTGCGGCCCGGCCGTCGGGTACGCCTGACCGGTGTCGCCGAGGCGGTGGCCGGCACGTACGTGCTGACCGAGGTGGTGCACACCGTCGACGCGAACGGCCACCTGAGCCGCTTCTCCACCGCACCGCCACCGGCACCGCCCGCCGGGCCACCCGCCGCGGCGGTGGTCACCCTCGGCACGGTCACCGACGTCACCGACCCCGACGGGCTGGGCCGGGTGCGGGTGGAGTTGCCCGCGTACGGCGGGGCGGACGCCGGTTGGCTGGCGGTGCTGTGCCCGGGAGCGGGGCGGGGCAAGGGCCTGGTGGCGCTCCCCGATCCGCAGGACAGCGTGCTGGTGGCGTTGCCCGGCGGCGAACCGGCCTCCGGTGTCGTGCTCGGCTCGCTCTTCGGCGCCGTCGAGCCGTACGACAGCGGGGTGGACGACGGGCGGGCCCGGCGCTGGTCGCTGCGGACCGCCGGCGGTCAGCAGGTGGTGGTCGACGACGTGGCGGGCAGCCTGCGGCTGAGCACCGACGCCGGCAGTTGGCTGGAGCTGACCCCGCAGCTGGCGACCCTGCACGCCGCCACCGATCTGGTGCTCTCCGCACCGGGCCGGGCCATGGTCGTCCGCGCCCGCAGCGTCGACTTCCTGCACGCCGAGACCGTCGAGGATCCCGAGACCGCCGCCGAGCGGGCTCGCGTCCTCGCCCGTGCCCATCACGAAGGAGGCGGCTGA
- a CDS encoding NUDIX domain-containing protein, whose product MVPISCVLLVDRHGRLLMQLRDSHAVRHPDVWGLPGGHGEPGESPEETAVRELHEETGLRVTTDGLRAFARQEVPEHGRVKHYFCAATPAGQRDVVLGEGAALVFLPATEILDGRPYTPGTVEVLTRFLGSPEHTDLTALAAAG is encoded by the coding sequence ATGGTGCCGATTTCCTGTGTGCTGCTGGTGGACCGGCACGGGCGACTGCTGATGCAGTTGCGCGACTCCCACGCGGTGCGCCATCCCGACGTGTGGGGACTGCCGGGCGGGCACGGGGAGCCGGGGGAGAGCCCCGAGGAGACCGCGGTGCGCGAGTTGCACGAGGAGACCGGGCTGCGGGTGACCACGGACGGGCTGCGGGCCTTCGCCCGCCAGGAGGTGCCCGAGCACGGCCGGGTCAAGCACTACTTCTGCGCCGCGACACCGGCCGGCCAGCGGGACGTGGTCCTCGGCGAGGGCGCCGCACTCGTCTTCCTGCCCGCCACCGAGATCCTCGACGGGCGCCCGTACACCCCGGGCACGGTCGAGGTGCTGACCCGCTTCCTGGGCTCGCCGGAGCACACCGACCTCACCGCGCTGGCCGCGGCCGGCTGA
- a CDS encoding phage tail protein has protein sequence MRRAAIERLLPAAYQRACVPGSVLWALLDVMEALHAPDEAVLAEVDALFAPYQAPGPMVAYLARWVAMEHLVAAPRREAPLPLPPSRLRDLVAHGALLATWRGTPYGLRTALELATGVTGFVLDEPVGRPFHVVVRVPEAAADQLALVGRIVEAEKPAAVTAEITIEDSPPERAVGRASVPSSPVGPASPVPAPEEPS, from the coding sequence ATGCGTCGAGCGGCCATTGAGCGGCTGCTGCCCGCGGCCTACCAGCGGGCCTGTGTGCCGGGCAGCGTGCTGTGGGCGCTGCTGGACGTGATGGAGGCGTTGCACGCGCCGGACGAGGCGGTGCTGGCCGAGGTCGACGCGCTGTTCGCGCCGTACCAGGCACCCGGCCCCATGGTGGCGTACCTGGCCCGGTGGGTGGCGATGGAACACCTGGTCGCCGCGCCCCGCCGGGAGGCACCCCTGCCGCTGCCGCCGAGCCGGCTGCGCGACCTGGTCGCCCACGGTGCGCTGCTGGCGACGTGGCGGGGCACCCCGTACGGGCTGCGCACCGCCCTGGAACTGGCCACCGGGGTCACCGGCTTCGTCCTCGACGAACCGGTCGGGCGGCCCTTCCACGTGGTCGTCCGGGTGCCCGAGGCAGCCGCCGACCAGCTGGCCCTGGTCGGCCGCATCGTCGAGGCGGAGAAGCCGGCCGCCGTCACCGCCGAGATCACCATCGAGGATTCGCCACCGGAGCGCGCGGTCGGCCGGGCCAGCGTCCCGTCCTCCCCCGTGGGCCCCGCCTCCCCCGTTCCCGCTCCCGAGGAGCCGTCATGA
- a CDS encoding phage tail sheath subtilisin-like domain-containing protein → MPTYFSPGIYVEEVPAGARPIGPAGTSTAAFVGVAPDRNARLGEALAVNNWTDFLRLYADGDQLESTPLARAVFGFLDNGGTRCWVVNVGEGGAISGTGRQRGGLDLLEAVDEISILAAPGFHDPVSHEALLSLAERTRTMVAICDPAPDIDDISTLTRVATPGSGRPPKPSEAGGPDAPAAGPGGSGAGSGGGGGGSGGAGGGPVAYRPRQSDFGALYYPWLRVRDPLSGELVLTPPSGHVAGIWARTDALRGVHKAPANEPVRGAVDLGHLVTRAEHDVLNPKGINVIRYFPGEGIRVWGARTLAAEASEWRYLNVRRLSIAIEQAIANGTRWMVFEPNDYTLWRSIRRDIGAFLTRVWRDGALLGRTPEEAFFVKCDEETNPADVRDAGMVVAHIGIAVVKPAEFVVFKLSQWAGGTETETIGG, encoded by the coding sequence ATGCCCACCTACTTCTCGCCCGGCATCTACGTCGAGGAGGTGCCCGCCGGTGCTCGGCCGATCGGACCGGCCGGCACGAGCACCGCGGCCTTCGTCGGCGTCGCACCGGACCGCAACGCCCGCCTCGGCGAGGCCCTCGCCGTGAACAACTGGACCGACTTCCTCCGGCTCTACGCCGACGGCGACCAGTTGGAGAGCACGCCGCTGGCCCGGGCCGTCTTCGGATTCCTGGACAACGGTGGCACCCGCTGCTGGGTGGTCAACGTCGGCGAGGGCGGCGCGATCTCCGGCACCGGCCGCCAGCGCGGCGGGTTGGACCTGCTCGAGGCGGTCGACGAGATCTCCATCCTGGCCGCGCCCGGCTTCCACGACCCGGTCTCCCACGAGGCGCTGCTGAGCCTGGCCGAACGCACCCGCACCATGGTCGCCATCTGCGATCCGGCGCCCGACATCGACGACATCTCCACCCTCACCCGGGTCGCCACACCCGGCTCGGGCCGGCCGCCGAAGCCGAGTGAGGCCGGCGGCCCGGACGCCCCCGCCGCCGGTCCTGGCGGGTCCGGCGCGGGCTCCGGCGGCGGCGGTGGCGGGAGCGGCGGTGCGGGCGGCGGCCCGGTCGCGTACCGGCCCCGGCAGTCGGACTTCGGCGCCCTGTACTACCCCTGGCTGCGGGTTCGCGACCCGCTCAGCGGCGAGTTGGTGCTCACCCCGCCGAGCGGGCACGTGGCGGGCATCTGGGCGCGCACCGACGCCCTGCGCGGGGTGCACAAGGCGCCGGCCAACGAGCCGGTACGGGGCGCGGTCGACCTGGGCCACCTGGTCACCCGCGCCGAGCACGACGTGCTCAACCCCAAGGGCATCAACGTCATCCGCTACTTTCCCGGCGAGGGCATCCGGGTCTGGGGCGCGCGTACCCTCGCCGCCGAGGCCAGCGAGTGGCGCTACCTCAACGTCCGGCGGCTCTCCATCGCCATCGAACAGGCCATCGCCAACGGCACCCGCTGGATGGTGTTCGAGCCGAACGACTACACGCTGTGGCGCTCGATCCGCCGGGACATCGGCGCCTTCCTCACCCGGGTGTGGCGCGACGGCGCGCTGCTGGGGCGTACGCCCGAGGAGGCGTTCTTCGTCAAGTGCGACGAGGAGACCAACCCGGCCGACGTCCGCGACGCCGGCATGGTGGTCGCCCACATCGGCATCGCCGTGGTCAAGCCCGCGGAGTTCGTGGTGTTCAAGCTGAGCCAGTGGGCGGGCGGCACCGAAACCGAGACGATTGGAGGCTGA
- a CDS encoding LacI family DNA-binding transcriptional regulator — MAAHRPATLADVARVAGVSRSTASRVIAGTGFASPTARERVRAAADRLGYVPNSAARALVHGTGVRLLVAVVGASPAVLDDSYVDQAVAAMARVCAPYGLGVTVQWVPLDVPDELTRLTDDRGVAGLIMLNTTTALLDLVPRRLRGRSVSIGIGSAAVPSVDIDNGGGTAAIVRHLYAVGRRRIAMVTGPRWLACAHRSVEAYRGLLRDAGLPAREVTGDFSAARGRAAAREVLRRWPDTDAIVGISDATALGVIGQLRADGVRVPDDVAVTGFDDIPLASAVALTTASHPVRRIATAAATTVLEHRPAPAATLFPSALVLRDSA, encoded by the coding sequence ATGGCAGCGCACCGGCCGGCCACCCTGGCAGACGTCGCTCGCGTCGCCGGGGTGTCCCGGTCGACGGCGTCGCGGGTCATCGCGGGCACCGGCTTCGCGTCACCGACCGCACGGGAGCGGGTGCGCGCGGCGGCCGACCGGCTCGGCTACGTGCCGAACTCGGCGGCCCGCGCGCTGGTGCACGGCACCGGCGTACGGCTGCTGGTGGCCGTGGTGGGCGCCAGCCCCGCCGTCCTCGACGACAGTTACGTCGACCAGGCGGTCGCCGCGATGGCGCGGGTCTGCGCGCCGTACGGTCTGGGGGTCACCGTGCAGTGGGTGCCGCTGGACGTGCCGGACGAGCTGACCCGGCTGACCGACGACCGGGGCGTGGCCGGCCTGATCATGCTCAACACGACCACGGCGCTGCTCGACCTGGTACCGCGACGGCTCCGCGGCCGGTCCGTGTCGATCGGGATCGGCTCGGCCGCGGTGCCGTCGGTGGACATCGACAACGGCGGCGGCACGGCCGCCATCGTCCGTCACCTGTACGCCGTCGGTCGCCGGCGGATCGCCATGGTGACCGGTCCCCGCTGGCTGGCCTGCGCCCACCGCTCCGTGGAGGCGTACCGGGGGCTGCTGCGCGACGCCGGCCTGCCGGCACGGGAGGTGACCGGTGACTTCAGCGCGGCGCGGGGGCGCGCGGCCGCCCGGGAGGTGTTACGCCGCTGGCCGGACACGGACGCGATCGTGGGGATCAGCGACGCGACCGCGTTGGGCGTGATCGGCCAGCTGCGTGCCGACGGCGTACGGGTGCCCGACGACGTCGCCGTGACCGGTTTCGACGACATCCCGCTGGCCTCGGCGGTGGCGCTGACCACGGCGAGTCACCCGGTACGGCGCATCGCCACGGCGGCGGCGACCACGGTGCTGGAGCACCGCCCGGCGCCGGCGGCGACCCTCTTCCCGTCGGCGCTGGTCCTGCGCGACAGCGCCTGA
- a CDS encoding glycine zipper family protein — protein MVFGIISAAVHVAAGAVLGQLAGGTLGLLVGAGLGLLLGAVFGWAIASAQVYGTDARGVFLFVVDHTWSLLNTIVGALYLAVHLVVGHSLDRTTSQHSCRVNVAEGVSPRYATTLGTVCAGSGPGIQRHEDVHIFQARLLGPLYIPLVVANYVLFTVAPVWLLYHDHAGAPINRFTRYFEIGVYPHVWNEAIAYRIQGTPPR, from the coding sequence ATGGTCTTCGGGATCATCAGCGCCGCCGTCCACGTCGCCGCGGGCGCCGTGCTCGGCCAGCTCGCCGGTGGCACCCTCGGGCTGCTCGTCGGCGCGGGCCTCGGCCTGCTCCTCGGTGCGGTCTTCGGCTGGGCCATCGCCTCGGCCCAGGTCTACGGCACCGATGCCCGCGGCGTGTTCCTCTTCGTCGTGGACCACACCTGGAGCCTGCTCAACACCATCGTCGGCGCGCTCTACCTGGCCGTGCACCTCGTCGTCGGTCACTCGCTGGACCGGACCACCTCCCAGCACAGCTGCCGGGTCAACGTGGCCGAAGGGGTCTCCCCCCGCTACGCCACCACGCTCGGCACCGTCTGCGCCGGCTCCGGCCCGGGCATCCAGCGACACGAGGACGTACACATCTTCCAGGCCCGCCTCCTCGGCCCGCTCTACATCCCGCTGGTCGTGGCCAACTACGTACTGTTCACCGTCGCACCGGTCTGGCTGCTCTACCACGACCACGCGGGCGCGCCGATCAACCGCTTCACCCGGTACTTCGAGATCGGCGTCTACCCGCACGTGTGGAACGAGGCCATCGCGTACCGGATCCAGGGGACGCCGCCGCGATGA
- a CDS encoding carboxypeptidase regulatory-like domain-containing protein — protein sequence MTGAGPIETATAELAAWLAGAAGDAVPVGPPRPDADPGRLTLWPLELRPARQTRGSGAPEPYRLTVRYLLAAGGPDALAALDRVLVAATAAGRTPVLEAGDPALWAAFASPPRPALLIDVPVQVTHPSQPAAPVLRPLRLRQLEMLTFDGRVVGPAEQPLAAMRVEVVGQPYATQTDPAGRFRVVGVPHDPEHPAPIRLRLTGRGQVLTAEVDPTEPDIVIVCAPPSH from the coding sequence ATGACCGGTGCGGGTCCGATCGAGACGGCCACCGCCGAGCTGGCAGCGTGGCTGGCCGGGGCGGCGGGTGACGCCGTCCCGGTCGGCCCGCCCCGGCCCGACGCCGACCCCGGCCGGTTGACCCTGTGGCCGCTGGAGCTGCGGCCGGCGCGGCAGACCCGGGGCAGCGGCGCGCCGGAACCGTACCGGCTCACGGTGCGCTACCTGCTCGCCGCCGGCGGGCCGGACGCCCTCGCGGCGCTGGACCGGGTGCTCGTCGCGGCGACCGCCGCCGGGCGCACGCCGGTGCTGGAGGCCGGCGATCCGGCGCTGTGGGCGGCCTTCGCGTCCCCGCCCCGGCCGGCCCTGCTGATCGACGTGCCCGTGCAGGTCACCCACCCGAGCCAGCCGGCCGCACCGGTGCTGCGACCGCTGCGCCTGCGCCAGCTGGAGATGCTCACCTTCGACGGGCGCGTCGTCGGCCCGGCCGAGCAACCCCTCGCGGCGATGCGGGTCGAGGTCGTCGGCCAGCCGTACGCGACGCAGACCGACCCGGCGGGCCGCTTCCGGGTCGTCGGCGTGCCCCACGACCCGGAGCATCCCGCACCGATCCGGCTCCGGCTCACCGGCCGGGGGCAGGTGCTCACCGCCGAGGTCGACCCGACCGAGCCCGACATCGTCATCGTCTGCGCGCCACCGTCCCACTGA
- a CDS encoding putative baseplate assembly protein: protein MTLPVPHLDDRTFLDLVTEARDRIRQSCPGWTDLSAHDPGVALLEAFAHLTEVMIYRLNQVPEKAYVSFLNLLGVSRHPPTAAWADVRFTRTGTDDAPLRIPAGTRVAAARGADPRPVVFVTCEPALLPAGQREVTVRMHHCEPVEAELLGVGTGAPGQVLRAARAPLARTAEPLDLLLGVEVPAGSVELGTAAREHDGRTFEIWHPVDSFAGLGPQDKAYLVDRCSGTVTFAPALDLRAPDGRAADDVAPDGTAPDGVAADGRAADGPVAAVPPAGRQVRLWYRAGGGPAGNVTAGALTSLRDPLPGVKVVNPLPAAGGREMESMESVLLRGPYAFFGQQRAVTARDFEVLATASGGVRRARAFTRAAVYSFARPGEVEVVLVPHVPADARPGGRLPVEVLRQHEVEEARLRVEADLERRRSLGATCRASWARYKAVSIRARVVVRREEDVDAVRRRIHDRLHQTLSPLPTPLNPAGWAFGEPLRASNVYRLLEHAEPGVRYVESVRFEVDEAPDVQVRTLAADEYQPRTWYAGSGGVLFRSTNAGAGWEPAGWFDGETVQRVVPAPAPVRPGIVPRPGSVAVATVRAGGGSRVHLSTDLGETWSVLADLDSRIGDLAWIDRDGAGALLVATDTGLYEVSLLPGAVPLQILVDPADADRGFYAVRAFVSERGAPGVAVAAQAGFGVYLSGNAGRPGSFTHVGLANVDNRILTVQYDGPATLLWSGAGEPDPKKPGQGCFRARLFESDVKWQAVQAGWVGGTCRDLAFSGTLALAATQSGGVLRLDTLAAQPQWAPVMVNCGLPLRDRTRFVPVDTVAATTGAERLVLAGGERGVYRSGDAVDWSASANQATADVVTVPDTWLLCSGEHDIEVVRQDASSGH, encoded by the coding sequence ATGACGCTGCCCGTGCCGCACCTGGACGATCGGACCTTCCTCGACCTCGTCACCGAGGCCCGGGACCGGATCCGGCAGTCCTGCCCGGGCTGGACCGACCTGTCCGCGCACGATCCCGGCGTCGCGCTGCTGGAGGCGTTCGCCCACCTCACCGAGGTGATGATCTACCGACTGAACCAGGTACCGGAGAAGGCGTACGTCTCCTTCCTCAACCTGCTCGGGGTGAGCCGGCACCCACCGACGGCGGCCTGGGCGGACGTCCGGTTCACCCGCACCGGCACCGACGACGCCCCGCTGCGGATCCCGGCCGGCACCCGGGTCGCCGCGGCCCGGGGCGCCGACCCGCGGCCGGTCGTCTTCGTCACCTGCGAGCCGGCGCTGCTGCCCGCCGGGCAGCGCGAGGTGACCGTCCGGATGCACCACTGCGAGCCGGTCGAGGCGGAACTGCTCGGCGTCGGCACCGGCGCACCGGGGCAGGTGCTGCGCGCCGCGCGGGCGCCGCTGGCGCGTACCGCCGAGCCGCTGGACCTGCTGCTCGGGGTCGAGGTGCCGGCCGGATCGGTGGAGCTGGGCACGGCGGCCCGGGAACACGACGGGCGCACCTTCGAGATCTGGCACCCGGTGGACAGCTTCGCCGGCCTCGGCCCGCAGGACAAGGCGTACCTGGTGGACCGCTGCTCGGGGACGGTGACCTTCGCCCCGGCGCTGGACCTGCGGGCACCCGACGGCAGGGCAGCCGACGACGTGGCGCCCGACGGCACGGCACCCGACGGCGTGGCAGCCGACGGCAGGGCAGCCGACGGTCCGGTCGCGGCGGTGCCGCCGGCCGGGCGGCAGGTGCGGCTCTGGTACCGCGCGGGTGGCGGACCGGCCGGCAACGTGACCGCCGGCGCCCTGACCAGCCTGCGTGACCCACTGCCGGGGGTGAAGGTGGTCAACCCGCTGCCGGCGGCCGGCGGGCGCGAGATGGAGAGCATGGAGTCGGTGCTGCTCCGCGGGCCGTACGCGTTCTTCGGCCAGCAGCGCGCGGTGACCGCCCGGGACTTCGAGGTGCTGGCCACCGCCTCCGGCGGGGTGCGCAGGGCCCGCGCGTTCACCCGGGCCGCCGTCTACAGCTTCGCCCGCCCCGGCGAGGTGGAGGTGGTGCTGGTGCCGCACGTGCCGGCCGACGCGCGGCCCGGCGGCCGGCTGCCGGTGGAGGTGCTGCGCCAGCACGAGGTGGAGGAGGCCCGGCTGCGCGTCGAGGCGGACCTGGAACGCCGCCGCTCGCTGGGCGCCACCTGCCGGGCCTCCTGGGCACGGTACAAGGCGGTGTCGATCCGCGCCCGGGTGGTGGTCCGCCGCGAGGAGGACGTCGACGCGGTACGCCGGCGCATCCACGACCGGCTGCACCAGACGCTCAGCCCGCTGCCCACCCCGCTCAACCCGGCCGGCTGGGCCTTCGGCGAGCCGCTGCGGGCGTCCAACGTGTACCGGCTGCTGGAGCACGCCGAACCGGGGGTGCGCTACGTCGAGTCGGTGCGCTTCGAGGTCGACGAGGCGCCGGACGTCCAGGTGCGGACCCTCGCCGCCGACGAGTACCAACCGCGTACCTGGTACGCCGGCAGCGGTGGCGTGCTGTTCCGGTCCACCAACGCGGGGGCGGGTTGGGAGCCGGCGGGGTGGTTCGACGGGGAGACCGTGCAGCGGGTGGTGCCCGCGCCCGCCCCGGTCAGGCCGGGCATCGTGCCCCGGCCCGGTTCGGTGGCGGTGGCCACCGTACGCGCCGGTGGCGGCTCCCGGGTGCACCTGAGCACCGACCTGGGCGAGACCTGGTCGGTACTGGCCGACCTGGACTCGCGCATCGGCGACCTGGCGTGGATCGACCGGGACGGCGCGGGGGCGCTACTGGTCGCCACCGACACCGGCCTGTACGAGGTCTCCCTGCTGCCCGGCGCGGTGCCGTTGCAGATCCTGGTCGACCCGGCCGACGCCGACCGGGGTTTCTACGCGGTGCGGGCGTTCGTCTCGGAGCGCGGCGCACCCGGGGTGGCGGTGGCGGCCCAGGCCGGTTTCGGGGTGTACCTGTCCGGCAACGCCGGCCGCCCCGGCAGTTTCACCCACGTCGGCCTGGCCAACGTCGACAACCGGATCCTCACCGTGCAGTACGACGGCCCGGCCACCCTGCTCTGGAGCGGCGCCGGGGAACCGGACCCGAAGAAGCCCGGGCAGGGCTGCTTCCGGGCCCGGCTGTTCGAGTCCGACGTGAAGTGGCAGGCGGTGCAGGCGGGGTGGGTCGGCGGCACCTGCCGGGACCTCGCGTTCAGCGGCACGCTGGCACTGGCCGCGACGCAGAGCGGCGGGGTGCTGCGGCTGGACACCCTCGCCGCGCAGCCGCAGTGGGCGCCGGTGATGGTCAACTGCGGGCTGCCGCTGCGCGACCGGACCCGGTTCGTGCCGGTGGACACGGTCGCCGCCACCACCGGAGCGGAGCGCCTGGTGCTGGCCGGCGGCGAACGCGGCGTGTACCGCAGCGGCGACGCGGTGGACTGGTCGGCCAGCGCCAACCAGGCCACCGCCGACGTGGTGACCGTTCCCGACACCTGGCTGCTCTGCTCCGGCGAGCACGACATCGAGGTGGTGCGGCAGGATGCGTCGAGCGGCCATTGA
- a CDS encoding GPW/gp25 family protein — MRAIRFVGAGFDPSRGSGLGLTAAGGLAMTDGDETVRQALFLLLSTTPGERLMRPGYGSRLHRLVFAPNDDTTAGLAIHYVRAAIARWEPRIDVLDVDAGPDPDDPWRLVIRLDYRIRASLTPGQLVFSVDLLPADDEPPAGPMPDPGADAEEAR; from the coding sequence GTGAGGGCGATCCGGTTCGTCGGTGCCGGCTTCGACCCGAGCCGGGGCAGCGGGCTGGGGTTGACGGCGGCCGGCGGGCTGGCCATGACCGACGGCGACGAGACCGTACGCCAGGCGCTGTTCCTGCTGCTGTCCACCACCCCCGGCGAGCGGCTGATGCGTCCCGGGTACGGCTCGCGCCTGCACCGGCTGGTCTTCGCCCCGAACGACGACACCACCGCCGGGCTGGCCATCCACTACGTACGCGCGGCCATCGCCCGCTGGGAGCCGCGCATCGACGTGCTGGACGTCGATGCCGGGCCGGACCCGGACGACCCGTGGCGCCTGGTGATCCGGCTGGACTACCGGATCCGGGCCAGTCTCACCCCCGGGCAGCTGGTCTTCTCCGTCGACCTGCTGCCCGCCGACGACGAGCCGCCCGCCGGGCCCATGCCCGATCCCGGCGCCGACGCAGAGGAGGCGCGATGA
- a CDS encoding phage tail protein, with amino-acid sequence MATTATPQPGTPVDPYRAYNFKLLVNGVTNGHFTEVSGLEVNIPALAYREQGNDRIRMVPGQVEYGPVTLHFGLTASRELWDWVHAVARGTVNRRNVSVVLLDAAGTAEVLRWNLINAWPTNWRGAHLNTLGQEIAIAALTLRYESLELEAGGAAPTPA; translated from the coding sequence ATGGCGACCACGGCCACTCCGCAGCCGGGCACCCCGGTCGACCCGTACCGCGCGTACAACTTCAAGCTGCTGGTCAACGGCGTGACCAATGGCCACTTCACCGAGGTCAGCGGACTGGAGGTGAACATCCCCGCGCTGGCCTACCGGGAGCAGGGCAACGACCGGATCCGGATGGTCCCGGGGCAGGTCGAGTACGGGCCGGTCACCCTGCACTTCGGCCTGACCGCGTCACGGGAGTTGTGGGACTGGGTGCACGCGGTCGCCCGGGGCACGGTCAACCGCCGCAACGTCTCGGTGGTGCTGCTCGACGCCGCCGGCACGGCGGAGGTGCTGCGCTGGAATCTGATCAACGCGTGGCCGACCAACTGGCGGGGCGCCCACCTGAACACGCTGGGCCAGGAGATCGCCATCGCGGCACTGACGCTGCGCTACGAGAGCCTGGAGCTGGAGGCCGGTGGTGCCGCGCCGACGCCCGCGTAA
- a CDS encoding DUF3153 domain-containing protein, with amino-acid sequence MNTGPERIRILRGAVCLVLLAALSGCMQLNAGFTVNADDTVSGQLLLTAERKVLTLNNRTVEAGFAELRQNIPTLPVGPETRYEDATHFGSQINYRNVPLAQFSSESLSIIRDGDRYVFALPLDPKKYGGKVAEQDPQNQARFMLLMSFEITVTFPGRVLDVSTGGQVNDRTVTWRVNPNEEKPTELRAVAEAPPRPSAAADSEDTGGGIPWLLIAAGTVVLLLVAVLVVLLLRRPGPAGGPAPAGGAPATGGPTPGTPATTNPGPPGVG; translated from the coding sequence ATGAACACGGGACCCGAGCGCATCAGGATACTCCGCGGCGCGGTGTGTCTCGTTCTCCTGGCGGCCCTCTCCGGCTGCATGCAGCTCAACGCCGGCTTCACCGTCAACGCCGACGACACGGTCAGCGGTCAGCTCCTGCTGACCGCCGAGCGCAAGGTCCTGACCCTGAACAACAGGACGGTGGAGGCCGGTTTCGCCGAGCTCCGGCAGAACATCCCGACGCTACCGGTCGGACCGGAGACCCGATACGAGGACGCGACGCACTTCGGTTCCCAGATCAACTACCGAAACGTGCCACTCGCCCAATTCAGCAGCGAAAGCCTGAGCATCATTCGCGACGGCGACCGCTACGTGTTCGCCCTTCCGCTGGACCCGAAGAAGTACGGCGGAAAAGTGGCCGAACAGGATCCGCAGAATCAGGCCAGGTTCATGTTGTTGATGTCGTTCGAGATCACCGTGACCTTCCCCGGCCGCGTCCTCGACGTCAGCACGGGCGGTCAGGTCAACGACCGGACCGTCACCTGGCGGGTCAATCCCAACGAGGAGAAGCCCACCGAACTGCGTGCCGTCGCCGAGGCTCCACCCCGACCGTCCGCCGCGGCCGACAGCGAGGACACCGGCGGCGGGATTCCCTGGCTGCTGATCGCGGCCGGCACGGTCGTGCTGCTGCTCGTCGCGGTGCTGGTCGTCCTCCTGCTGCGCCGTCCCGGCCCGGCCGGCGGCCCGGCCCCGGCCGGCGGCGCGCCCGCGACCGGCGGGCCCACACCGGGAACGCCGGCCACCACGAACCCCGGCCCGCCGGGCGTCGGCTGA